Proteins from one Fragaria vesca subsp. vesca linkage group LG6, FraVesHawaii_1.0, whole genome shotgun sequence genomic window:
- the LOC101306349 gene encoding cytochrome P450 734A1-like has product MELEKMFISFVLLAFLGLFACLYNALVTKPEKLRSILRKQGIVGPPPTFLLGNIKEIKKAQKSPTQDATTTQLLTSHNLAATLFPFFEEWRSKYGKVFNFSLGNTQILYVNESEAVREITTCTSLDLGKPTYQFKERGPLLGQGILTSNGAVWAHQRKVLAPQLYMDKVKGMINLITESAITLQESWKKRIDEEGGVADINIDEDMRSFSGDVISRACFGSNFASGQVIFHKLRALQEAMSRKCLATGIPGMRHLPTKNRREAWGLEKEVRNLILKVVKQRVEGVHEKDLLQMVLESTQNSDLSQAETDRFIVDNCKNIYLAGYETTAVSATWLLMLLASNQEWQERVRAEVLQVCGGQIPDADMLRKMKQLTMVIHESLRLYPPVSVVSREAFMDMKFAGIHVPKGVNLWVMVLTLHTDPEVWGPDAYKFNPERFANGITGACKLPHLYMPFGVGPRVCLGQNLAMIELKILVALILSKFSVSLSSKYCHKPAIRLVIEPEQGVNLLVKKL; this is encoded by the exons ATGGAGCTTGAAAAGATGTTCATCTCCTTTGTGTTGCTTGCTTTTCTGGGTCTGTTTGCTTGTCTATACAATGCCCTGGTGACGAAGCCGGAGAAGCTTAGATCAATTCTGAGGAAGCAAGGCATCGTTGGACCGCCTCCTACCTTCTTACTCGGAAATATCAAGGAGATCAAGAAGGCTCAGAAGTCCCCGACCCAAGACGCTACCACTACTCAACTCCTAACCTCCCACAACCTTGCTGCTACTCTCTTTCCCTTTTTTGAGGAATGGAGAAGCAAATACG GTAAAGTGTTCAACTTCTCCCTTGGCAACACACAAATATTGTACGTGAATGAATCTGAAGCTGTGAGAGAGATAACTACATGCACATCTTTGGACTTGGGGAAACCTACCTATCAGTTCAAAGAGCGAGGCCCTTTGCTTGGCCAAGGCATTCTAACGTCAAATGGGGCTGTTTGGGCACATCAGAGAAAAGTTCTTGCTCCACAATTATACATGGACAAGGTTAAG GGGATGATAAATCTTATTACCGAATCTGCGATTACATTGCAAGAGTCATGGAAGAAAAGGATTGATGAAGAGGGTGGAGTGGCAGATATCAATATTGATGAGGACATGAGAAGCTTCTCAGGAGATGTTATCTCAAGAGCTTGTTTTGGAAGCAACTTTGCCAGTGGTCAAGTAATTTTTCACAAACTAAGAGCTCTTCAAGAGGCCATGTCTAGGAAATGCTTAGCTACAGGGATTCCTGGAATGAG GCATCTTCCTACAAAGAACAGAAGAGAAGCATGGGGACTAGAAAAAGAGGTTCGCAATTTGATACTCAAAGTTGTGAAGCAGAGAGTGGAAGGTGTACATGAGAAGGACCTGTTGCAAATGGTTCTTGAGAGTACCCAAAACAGTGACCTAAGCCAAGCGGAAACTGATCGGTTCATTGTTGATAACTGCAAGAACATCTACTTGGCTGGTTATGAGACCACTGCAGTCTCTGCCACATGGTTGCTCATGTTGTTGGCTTCAAATCAGGAATGGCAAGAACGCGTCCGTGCCGAGGTTCTTCAAGTTTGTGGTGGCCAGATTCCAGATGCTGACATGCTCCGTAAGATGAAACAG CTAACAATGGTGATTCATGAATCGTTGCGACTCTATCCACCGGTGTCTGTGGTATCAAGGGAGGCCTTCATGGACATGAAATTTGCGGGCATACATGTTCCCAAGGGTGTGAACCTATGGGTTATGGTACTGACATTGCACACTGACCCTGAAGTATGGGGACCTGATGCCTACAAGTTCAACCCAGAAAGATTTGCAAATGGAATTACAGGTGCTTGTAAGCTTCCACACTTGTACATGCCATTTGGGGTTGGACCAAGAGTGTGTCTTGGGCAGAACTTGGCCATGATTGAGCTCAAAATACTAGTAGCTCTTATTCTCTCTAAATTTTCTGTCTCCCTATCTTCCAAGTATTGCCACAAACCAGCAATAAGGTTGGTGATTGAGCCTGAGCAGGGAGTTAATCTCTTAGTGAAGAAGTTGTGA